DNA from Babesia microti strain RI apicoplast complete genome:
AAATAAAGAAGATAAGCTAAATGGTTAAGCATTTGATTTGAGATCTTAGTAATATGGGTTCGATTCCCGTATCTTCTTAATTATAAAAAATTATATGAATATTATGAATTTTAATAATAATTTATTTAATTTAAAAAATAATTTTATAAATAAAAAATATAAATATTATAATAATAAAAAAATTAAATTAATTATAAAAAAATCATATCAATTTATTATAAATAATTACTTAAAATTAAATGGTATTATAAAAAAATTAAAATTAATTTTTTTTAATACAATTAATTATAAAATATTTAATATAGATAAAAAAAATAAAGAATATATATAT
Protein-coding regions in this window:
- the BmD gene encoding hypothetical protein, encoding MNIMNFNNNLFNLKNNFINKKYKYYNNKKIKLIIKKSYQFIINNYLKLNGIIKKLKLIFFNTINYKIFNIDKKNKEYIYLLIRIKGNYLYCFFINKKI